A single window of Deltaproteobacteria bacterium DNA harbors:
- the hemB gene encoding porphobilinogen synthase — protein sequence MSLNTSRPRRNRSSESVRSLVRETVLSPSNFILPLFVCEGKGITDPIVSMPNQARFSIDRLIKKAKEAAELGIPAVALFPKISDSHKDRLAKESANRDGLIPRAVRELKSALPQLTVITDVAMDPYSTDGHDGLVKNGKILNDETLPILAEMALCQAEAGADWIAPSDMMDGRVGYIRRALDKNGFSDRSILAYTAKYASAFYGPFRDALDSAPKSGDKKTYQMDPANRREALREALLDAKEGADVLMVKPALAYLDVISELRRQTTLPVAAYQVSGEYAMILGAGERGWLDEEAAMMEALIGIKRAGASMILSYYATKACQILQR from the coding sequence ATGTCACTCAATACGTCTCGACCACGACGAAACCGCAGCTCGGAATCTGTTCGATCGCTGGTTCGTGAAACTGTTTTAAGCCCAAGTAATTTCATACTTCCACTTTTTGTTTGCGAGGGAAAAGGGATTACAGATCCAATCGTTTCAATGCCGAACCAGGCACGTTTCTCGATCGATCGCCTCATAAAAAAGGCGAAAGAAGCGGCTGAACTAGGTATACCGGCAGTTGCGCTATTCCCGAAAATTTCCGATAGCCACAAGGATCGGTTGGCGAAGGAGTCGGCCAATCGCGACGGGCTTATTCCGCGCGCGGTTCGTGAATTAAAGTCAGCGCTTCCACAGTTGACGGTCATCACGGATGTCGCAATGGATCCGTACTCGACCGACGGTCACGATGGACTTGTTAAAAACGGTAAAATTTTGAACGACGAAACGCTTCCGATTTTAGCAGAAATGGCACTTTGCCAAGCGGAAGCAGGCGCCGATTGGATTGCACCAAGTGACATGATGGATGGCCGCGTGGGCTACATCCGTCGCGCGCTTGATAAAAACGGTTTTTCTGATCGAAGTATTTTGGCCTACACCGCAAAATACGCATCAGCATTTTACGGCCCTTTCCGGGACGCCTTGGATTCAGCGCCAAAATCAGGTGATAAAAAAACCTATCAGATGGATCCCGCGAATCGCCGGGAGGCACTTCGCGAAGCTCTTCTTGATGCGAAAGAGGGGGCCGATGTTCTGATGGTGAAGCCAGCCTTGGCCTATTTGGATGTAATCTCAGAACTCCGACGTCAAACGACGCTTCCGGTTGCGGCCTATCAGGTCAGCGGCGAGTACGCGATGATTCTAGGGGCGGGCGAGCGGGGATGGTTGGACGAAGAGGCGGCAATGATGGAGGCGCTGATCGGAATTAAGCGGGCAGGCGCCTCGATGATCCTATCGTACTACGCCACTAAGGCATGCCAGATTCTTCAACGTTAA